The following are encoded in a window of Amaranthus tricolor cultivar Red isolate AtriRed21 chromosome 2, ASM2621246v1, whole genome shotgun sequence genomic DNA:
- the LOC130806875 gene encoding uncharacterized protein LOC130806875, with protein MVSRRAAVNEIDGASPGKIFIGGLAKETSLDTFTKYFEKYGEVIDSVIMKDRQTGRPRGFGFITYADPSVVDTVIKEDHIINDKQVEIKRTIPKGAAQSNDFKTRKIFVGGIPATVTGDELKEFFSKFGKVLEHEIIHDHATKRSRGFGFVVFDNEKVVDDILANGNMIEMNGSRVEIKKAEPKKASNPASGSAFGSDSRARAYGDSFRGYPDTYSGFGSGYSSAPYRAYGGFSRFGDYNGYGGGEYGGGYGGAASMAGYRGDSSYGYSSRYGSYGGALGSGLGGGMFGRGDAYGGGSGSGPGAGYGSGPGAGYGSGPGAYGGAGAMYGHRAGYNSSRYHPYSR; from the exons ATGGTTTCCAGAAGGGCCGCCGTCAACGAAATCGATGGCGCAAGTCCTGG TAAAATTTTTATTGGGGGCTTAGCTAAAGAAACATCTCTTG ATACGTTCACGAAGTACTTTGAAAAGTATGGGGAGGTGATTGACAGTGTAATAATGAAAGATCGACAAACAGGTCGACCAAGGGGTTTTGGTTTCATTACTTATGCTGATCCTTCCGTTGTTGATACTGTCATCAAAGAGGAccatattattaatgataagcAG GTGGAAATCAAAAGGACAATACCTAAAGGTGCTGCGCAATCAAATGATTTTAAGACTAGGAAGATCTTTGTTGGTGGTATTCCAGCTACCGTGACAGGAG ATGAACTAAAGGAGTTCTTCTCGAAGTTTGGCAAGGTTTTGGAACATGAGATCATACATGATCATGCTACTAAACGTTCTCGAGGATTTGGGTTTGTTGTTTTTGACAACGAAAAAGttgttgatgatattttggcTAATGGAAACATGATCGAAATGAATGGCTCAAGG GTTGAGATCAAGAAGGCTGAACCAAAGAAAGCCTCAAACCCAGCTTCAGGTTCTGCATTTGGTAGTGACTCTAGGGCACGTGCATATGGAGATAGTTTCCGAGGATACCCTGATACATATAGTGGATTTGGAAGTGGTTATAGTTCTGCACCCTATAGGGCATATGGAGGCTTTTCTAGATTTGGTGATTACAATGGATATGGAGGTGGAGAATATGGTGGTGGTTATGGTGGAGCTGCTAGTATGGCTGGTTACCGTGGTGATTCATCCTATGGCTACTCTAGCCGCTATGGCTCTTATGGTGGAGCTTTAGGTAGTGGTCTAGGAGGAGGGATGTTTGGTAGAGGTGATGCTTACGGTGGTGGTAGTGGTTCAGGACCTGGTGCTGGGTATGGTTCAGGGCCTGGTGCTGGGTATGGTTCAGGGCCTGGTGCATATGGTGGAGCTGGAGCCATGTACGGACATAGGGCAGGCTATAACAGTAGTCGTTACCACCCGTATTCACGATAG
- the LOC130806873 gene encoding origin of replication complex subunit 1A-like, whose protein sequence is MAETPLKTKKKSFSSSILSPNTPNLKSPSSIETTPLRRSSRRLSLNYNDLKSTPEKPILNFPSKTPDKSIYKTPKKTPRTPKSHNKSHLSNVHVDKVSIDETFYPKSPPLSEKIKRKRGDELGNTSKTRARARIQAKSGLKKRVYYKKAVYDGGEFAVGDDVYVKRRENASSDDEDPEEEECRICFRGGRGLMIECDDCLNGFHLKCLKPPLKEVPEGDWICGFCEGKKLGKKVELPLPPKGKKRVRTLREKLLSSDLWAARIESIWKEVDGTYWFRAHWYMIPEETAAGRQAHNLRRELYRTNDFTDVEMESVIRHCFVMSPKEFAKASNEGDDVFFCEYEYDVRWYSFKRLAEINDAEEDDDSDHDDDSDKDWKSVKDSESESEEDMDFDEETERRKSSKPSSHELAANSKKGRIFGLQKIGTKSIPQHIRCRKQTELERAKQTLLLATLPKSLPCRNKEMEEITAFIKGAICDDQCLGRCMYIHGVPGTGKTMSVLSVMRSLKSELESGSIKPYSFIEINGLKLATAENIYRVIYEALSGHRVSWKKALHFLNERFSEGKQVGKFENKPCILLIDELDLLVTRNQSVLYNILDWPTRPNSKLIVIGIANTMDLPEKLLPRISSRMGIHRLCFGPYTYQQLQEIILSRLKGIDAFDKQAVEFAARKVAAISGDARRALEICRRAAEITDYRIKNQFSQADTAITEETHVGMAEVEAAIQEMFQAPHIRVIRSSCKMGKIFLAALVHELYKTGMGETTFEKLAFTVSCFCTSNNEQFPGWDTLLRVGCKLGECRIIVCEPGSKHRLQKLQLNFPSDDVTFALKDCPELPWLAKYL, encoded by the exons ATGGCGGAAACTCCATTAAAGACCAAGAAAAAATCATTTTCTTCTTCGATTCTTTCTCCGAATACCCCTAATTTGAAATCCCCATCTTCAATTGAGACAACCCCACTTCGTCGATCTTCTCGTCGTTTATCTCTTAATTACAATGATTTAAAATCAACTCCAGAGAAACCCATTTTGAATTTTCCCTCTAAAACCCCAGATAAATCCATTTATAAAACCCCCAAAAAAACTCCCAGAACCCCTAAATCTCACAATAAATCCCATCTTTCAAATGTCCATGTAGATAAAGTTTCTATAGACGAAACATTTTACCCAAAATCTCCTCCTTTATCtgaaaaaataaagagaaaaagagGGGATGAATTGGGGAATACATCAAAAACTCGGGCTCGAGCTCGAATTCAAGCTAAAAGTGGGCTAAAAAAGAGAGTGTATTATAAGAAAGCTGTGTATGATGGGGGTGAATTTGCTGTGGGGGATGATGTGTACGTAAAGAGAAGGGAGAATGCAAGTTCAGATGATGAGGATCCTGAGGAGGAGGAATGTAGGATTTGTTTTCGAGGTGGTAGAGGGTTGATGATTGAGTGTGATGATTGCCTCAATGGGTTTCACTTAAAGTGTTTGAAGCCACCATTGAAGGAGGTTCCTGAAGGTGATTGGATTTGTGGGTTTTGTGAGGGTAAGAAACTGGGCAAGAAGGTTGAGCTTCCATTGCCACCAAAGGGGAAGAAGAGGGTTAGGACTTTGAGGGAGAAGCTTCTTTCAAGCGATTTGTGGGCTGCTAGGATTGAAAG TATATGGAAAGAGGTGGATGGAACTTATTGGTTTCGGGCACATTGGTACATGATCCCCGAGGAGACTGCAGCTGGAAGGCAAGCACATAACTTGAGGCGAGAGCTGTACCGTACCAATGATTTTACTGATGTAGAG ATGGAATCTGTCATTAGGCACTGCTTTGTTATGAGTCCGAAAGAGTTTGCAAAGGCTAGTAATGAAGGGGATGATGTCTTCTTTTGTGAGTATGAGTATGATGTACGTTGGTATTCTTTCAAGCGGCTTGCAGAGATCAATGATGCTGAAGAG GATGATGACAGTGATCATGATGATGATAGTGATAAAGATTGGAAATCTGTCAAGGATTCAGAGTCCGAGTCAGAGGAGGATATGGACTTCGACGAGGAAACTGAAAGGAGAAAATCTTCAAAACCATCTTCTCATGAGTTGGCAGCA AACTCAAAGAAGGGACGCATCTTTGGACTTCAGAAGATAGGGACCAAAAGTATTCCTCAGCACATAAGATGCCGTAAGCAAACAGAGCTTGAAAGGGCTAAACAGACACTGCTGTTAGCCACTTTACCAAAATCACTCCCTTGTCGCAACAA GGAAATGGAAGAGATAACTGCTTTTATCAAAGGTGCAATATGTGATGATCAGTGTCTTGGACGCTGCATGTATATTCATGGTGTTCCAGGGACTGGCAAG ACTATGAGTGTACTTTCAGTGATGAGGAGCCTTAAGTCTGAACTTGAATCAGGAAGTATCAAACCCTACTCCTTCATAGAGATCAATGGTTTAAAACTAGCAACAGCAGAAAACATATATAGG GTTATTTATGAAGCATTGAGTGGACACAGGGTCAGTTGGAAAAAAGCGCTCCATTTCCTCAATGAGCGCTTTTCAGAAGGGAAACAAGTTGGAAAATTCGAGAATAAACCTTGCATCCTTCTCATTGATGAACTTGACCTTCTTGTAACCCGAAACCAATCG GTACTTTATAACATCCTTGATTGGCCTACTAGACCAAACTCTAAGCTGATTGTAATAG GGATAGCTAATACAATGGATCTTCCAGAGAAGTTGCTTCCTCGTATTTCAAGTCGGATGGGAATACACAGACTCTGTTTTGGCCCCTATACCTACCAGCAACTTCAAGAAATTATTCTGAGTCGACTTAAAGGAATTGATGCTTTTGATAAGCAAGCTGTGGAATTTGCTGCTAGAAAG GTAGCTGCTATTTCTGGAGATGCTCGTAGGGCCTTGGAGATATGTCGACGTGCGGCAGAAATTACAGATTACCGTATCAAGAATCAGTTCTCTCAAGCTGATACTGCTATTACTG AGGAAACACACGTTGGAATGGCAGAAGTTGAAGCAGCGATACAGGAAATGTTTCAGGCTCCTCATATTCGA GTGATCCGAAGCTCCTGTAAAATGGGAAAGATATTTTTGGCAGCTTTGGTGCATGAGCTTTACAAGACAGGAATGGGAGAAACTACCTTTGAAAAG TTGGCTTTCACCGTTTCCTGTTTTTGCACAAGCAACAATGAGCAGTTTCCTGGGTGGGATACCCTTTTAAGAGTGGG TTGTAAACTTGGCGAGTGCAGAATCATCGTATGTGAGCCTGGTTCTAAACACAGACTGCAGAAGCTGCAGTTGAATTTTCCGAG TGATGACGTGACATTTGCTTTAAAGGACTGTCCGGAGCTTCCATGGCTAGCAAAATACTTGTGA
- the LOC130806231 gene encoding uncharacterized protein LOC130806231 isoform X2 yields the protein MKPHKRNARDVNDEVEELLRAAEDANLLKLNLNSHTVHASPSDLHPELEQRFRYLKSGSKSKAKQESMTKQMAPSESAKVEKEVEEDDLLARFAALKASLPKPSSSISSSFVGMEISGTSVGDMRADGSSGSKAESHDEDEDEDEVEKVIKWAMDAARLDPSPSSDDEDNTKDDNFDDSETSDEDTESPQKNRKGPRK from the exons ATGAAGCCTCACAAAAGGAATGCTAGAGATGTGAACGATGAGGTTGAAGAGTTGCTTAGGGCAGCAGAGGATGCTAATCTTCTAAAACTGAACCTGAATTCGCACACAGTTCATGCCTCCCCTTCTGATCTACACCCAGAACTAGAGCAACGATTCCGGTATCTTAAGTCTGGCTCAAAATCAAAGGCAAAGCAAGAAAGTATGACGAAACAAATGGCACCTTCAGAGTCTGCCAAAGTGGAGAAGGAAGTCGAGGAAGATGACTTATTAGCCAGGTTTGCAGCCCTTAAGGCCTCACTACCGAAGCCTTCTTCCTCCATTTCCTCTTCCTTTGTGGGCATGGAGATTTCAGGTACTTCTGTTGGGGATATGCGTGCTGACGGTTCTTCAGGTAGTAAAGCTGAAAGtcatgatgaagatgaagatgaagatgaagttgAAAAGGTCATAAAGTGGGCCATGGATGCTGCACGTCTTGATCCTTCTCCGAGCTCAGATGATGAGGACAATACTAAAGATGACAATTTCGATGACAGTGAGACAAGTGATGAGGATACGGAGAGCCCTCAAAAGAATCGAAAAGGGCCACGTAAATA G
- the LOC130806231 gene encoding uncharacterized protein LOC130806231 isoform X1: MDVKELRICMPSFSVTSVASQFKLTSTKKGVCIFCRGRGEMKPHKRNARDVNDEVEELLRAAEDANLLKLNLNSHTVHASPSDLHPELEQRFRYLKSGSKSKAKQESMTKQMAPSESAKVEKEVEEDDLLARFAALKASLPKPSSSISSSFVGMEISGTSVGDMRADGSSGSKAESHDEDEDEDEVEKVIKWAMDAARLDPSPSSDDEDNTKDDNFDDSETSDEDTESPQKNRKGPRK, from the exons ATGGATGTGAAAGAATTGAGAATTTGCATGCCTTCATTTTCTGTTACCTCTG TTGCCTCGCAGTTTAAACTTACGAGCACAAAGAAGGGTGTGTGTATATTTTGTCGAGGAAGGGGGGAAATGAAGCCTCACAAAAGGAATGCTAGAGATGTGAACGATGAGGTTGAAGAGTTGCTTAGGGCAGCAGAGGATGCTAATCTTCTAAAACTGAACCTGAATTCGCACACAGTTCATGCCTCCCCTTCTGATCTACACCCAGAACTAGAGCAACGATTCCGGTATCTTAAGTCTGGCTCAAAATCAAAGGCAAAGCAAGAAAGTATGACGAAACAAATGGCACCTTCAGAGTCTGCCAAAGTGGAGAAGGAAGTCGAGGAAGATGACTTATTAGCCAGGTTTGCAGCCCTTAAGGCCTCACTACCGAAGCCTTCTTCCTCCATTTCCTCTTCCTTTGTGGGCATGGAGATTTCAGGTACTTCTGTTGGGGATATGCGTGCTGACGGTTCTTCAGGTAGTAAAGCTGAAAGtcatgatgaagatgaagatgaagatgaagttgAAAAGGTCATAAAGTGGGCCATGGATGCTGCACGTCTTGATCCTTCTCCGAGCTCAGATGATGAGGACAATACTAAAGATGACAATTTCGATGACAGTGAGACAAGTGATGAGGATACGGAGAGCCCTCAAAAGAATCGAAAAGGGCCACGTAAATA G
- the LOC130806233 gene encoding HVA22-like protein f isoform X1: MGFLAKIAMSFDALIGPGLMLLYPLYASMRAIESPSTLDDQQWLTYWVLYSLTTLFELSCWRILQWLPFWPYVKLLFCMWLVLPIFNGAAYIYENYVRKYVKMGLSVNHIHPESHRKVLQMMSLDARKSVERYIERYGPEAFERVVRAAEKEAKKQN; the protein is encoded by the exons ATGGGTTTTCTTGCAAAAATTGCAATGAGTTTTGATGCACTAATTGG GCCCGGGCTGATGCTTTTGTATCCGCT GTATGCATCAATGCGAGCTATCGAAAGCCCTTCAACATTAGACGATCAACAATGGCTGACATACTGGGTTCTTTACTCATTGACAACTCTCTTTGAGCTCTCCTGTTGGAGAATCCTTCAATG GCTTCCATTCTGGCCGTACGTGAAGCTCTTATTCTGTATGTGGTTGGTGCTACCCATCTTCAATGGCGCTGCGTACATCTACGAGAATTATGTTCGTAAGTATGTAAAGATGGGCTTGTCCGTTAACCACATTCACCCTGAGAGCCACCGAAAAGTGCTGCAAATGATGTCGCTTGATGCACGGAAATCTGTTGAGCGCTACATCGAGAGATATGGACCTGAGGCATTTGAGCGAGTTGTTAGAGCA GCCGAAAAAGAGGCAAAGAAGCAAAACTAA
- the LOC130806233 gene encoding HVA22-like protein f isoform X2, which translates to MGFLAKIAMSFDALIGYASMRAIESPSTLDDQQWLTYWVLYSLTTLFELSCWRILQWLPFWPYVKLLFCMWLVLPIFNGAAYIYENYVRKYVKMGLSVNHIHPESHRKVLQMMSLDARKSVERYIERYGPEAFERVVRAAEKEAKKQN; encoded by the exons ATGGGTTTTCTTGCAAAAATTGCAATGAGTTTTGATGCACTAATTGG GTATGCATCAATGCGAGCTATCGAAAGCCCTTCAACATTAGACGATCAACAATGGCTGACATACTGGGTTCTTTACTCATTGACAACTCTCTTTGAGCTCTCCTGTTGGAGAATCCTTCAATG GCTTCCATTCTGGCCGTACGTGAAGCTCTTATTCTGTATGTGGTTGGTGCTACCCATCTTCAATGGCGCTGCGTACATCTACGAGAATTATGTTCGTAAGTATGTAAAGATGGGCTTGTCCGTTAACCACATTCACCCTGAGAGCCACCGAAAAGTGCTGCAAATGATGTCGCTTGATGCACGGAAATCTGTTGAGCGCTACATCGAGAGATATGGACCTGAGGCATTTGAGCGAGTTGTTAGAGCA GCCGAAAAAGAGGCAAAGAAGCAAAACTAA
- the LOC130806230 gene encoding pentatricopeptide repeat-containing protein At4g20770: protein MWMQSREFLANLLESCIKHKAHKVGKLLHAQILRTGFSCQTFFSNRLVDFYSKCNNPSYALRVFDLMPERDIFSWNSVLSALCAVNRLRDAALVFDEMPERNVVSWNNMISAFVKNSDHNKALGMYLLMISEGLVPTHFTLASIFSACGVLLKLDFGRLCHGLAIKVGADQNMYVGNALLSMYAKCRSIGDAFCTFKELPAPNEVSFTALMGGLKEAQRVEEALRVFKLMHKTKGFLDAVSLSSILGVCTGREGDGFRHNMHGKLIHNLSIKLGYQDDFYLVNSLLDMYAKNSDMDSAEIIFQNMSKRSSVSWNIMIAGYGEIYKCDKALELMESMTFFGCQPDDVTFINVIASCVKTGYVEVGRQVFDKLVFPSLSSWNAMISGYSQVKKYDEAISLFKEMHFKNVKPDCTTLAIVLASCAEIALLECGKQVHAIALKENLNVDVYVGSGLITLYSRSGKVDSAKSIFLELPAVDIVCWNSMIAGFALNSLEKQAFEFYNNMRRRNMTPTQFSYATMLSCCAKQSFSSQGRQIHAQILKVGCESEVFVGSALIDMYCKCGNVERGRKVFDAMPEKNTVIWNELIHGYAQNGFGDEAMHIYNCMVRGGSKPDDITFIAVLTACSHSGLVDEGIKIFESMKIEHKVEPLVDHYTCIIDALGRAGRLCEAEMLIRRMPCKDDPVIWEVLLSSCRLYCDIIVAQNAANELLSLNPRSSTPYVLLANVYSSMGKWEEVRAIRELMSNNNVGKDAGYSWIESKNDHGSLEFDDLRILPSR from the coding sequence ATGTGGATGCAAAGCAGGGAATTCCTTGCAAATCTATTAGAATCTTGCATCAAACATAAAGCCCACAAAGTTGGGAAGCTTCTTCATGCTCAAATTCTTCGCACGGGCTTCTCTTGTCAGACCTTCTTTTCGAACCGTCTCGTTGATTTTTACTCCAAATGTAACAATCCCAGTTACGCTCTCCGTGTGTTCGACTTAATGCCTGAGAGAGACATCTTTTCTTGGAATTCTGTTCTAAGTGCATTGTGTGCAGTCAATAGATTGCGTGATGCAGCGctagtgtttgatgaaatgcctgAAAGAAATGTTGTCTCTTGGAATAATATGATCAGTGCTTTTGTTAAAAATAGTGATCATAATAAAGCTTTGGGAATGTATCTTTTAATGATATCTGAAGGTTTAGTGCCAACCCATTTTACTTTGGCAAGCATTTTTAGTGCTTGTGGTGTTTTGTTAAAGCTAGATTTTGGTAGGTTGTGTCATGGTCTTGCTATCAAAGTTGGTGCGGACCAGAATATGTATGTGGGCAATGCTTTGCTCTCTATGTATGCCAAGTGTAGGAGTATAGGTGATGCTTTTTGCACTTTCAAAGAATTGCCAGCACCTAATGAAGTGTCTTTCACGGCATTGATGGGTGGGTTGAAAGAGGCTCAAAGGGTTGAAGAGGCATTAAGAGTGTTCAAGCTTATGCACAAGACTAAAGGTTTCCTAGATGCTGTCTCACTGTCCAGCATTCTCGGTGTCTGTACTGGACGAGAGGGTGATGGTTTCAGGCATAATATGCATGGAAAGCTAATTCATAATCTTTCTATCAAGCTTGGATATCAAGATGATTTTTATTTGGTTAATTCACTGCTTGACATGTATGCCAAGAACAGTGACATGGATAGTGCTGagattatttttcaaaacatGTCCAAACGAAGTTCTGTTTCATGGAATATCATGATTGCTGGTTATGGTGAAATTTACAAGTGTGATAAGGCTTTAGAGCTAATGGAGAGTATGACATTTTTTGGTTGTCAACCAGATGATGTCACTTTCATCAATGTCATAGCTTCATGTGTAAAAACGGGTTATGTTGAAGTTGGGCGTCAAGTATTTGACAAGCTCGTATTCCCAAGCTTGAGCTCATGGAATGCAATGATTTCTGGATATTCACAAGTTAAAAAGTATGATGAGGCAATATCTCTTTTTAAAGAAATGCACTTTAAGAATGTGAAACCTGATTGCACTACTCTGGCTATTGTTCTTGCCTCTTGTGCAGAGATTGCTCTTCTGGAATGTGGAAAACAGGTCCATGCTATCGCACTAAAGGAAAATTTGAATGTTGACGTTTATGTTGGTAGTGGGCTTATTACCTTGTATTCTCGAAGCGGTAAAGTGGATAGTGCCAAGTCCATTTTTCTAGAACTTCCTGCAGTGGACATCGTGTGCTGGAATTCTATGATTGCTGGATTTGCTCTTAATTCTCTAGAAAAGCAGGCTTTTGAATTTTACAATAACATGAGAAGGAGGAATATGACCCCTACTCAGTTTTCCTATGCTACAATGCTGAGTTGCTGTGCTAAACAGTCCTTTTCATCGCAAGGTAGACAAATCCATGCTCAAATATTAAAAGTTGGATGTGAAAGTGAAGTATTTGTAGGAAGTGCTCTTATAGACATGTATTGTAAATGTGGTAATGTAGAACGAGGCCGAAAAGTATTTGATGCAATGCCTGAAAAAAATACTGTTATTTGGAATGAATTGATACATGGGTATGCACAAAATGGTTTTGGGGATGAGGCAATGCATATATATAACTGTATGGTTAGAGGAGGTAGTAAACCTGATGATATAACTTTTATAGCTGTTCTCACTGCTTGCAGCCATTCTGGATTGGTTGATGAAGGGATCAAGATATTTGAATCTATGAAAATAGAGCATAAAGTGGAACCACTTGTGGACCACTACACCTGTATTATTGATGCTCTGGGCAGAGCTGGGAGGTTGTGTGAAGCAGAAATGCTCATAAGAAGGATGCCATGTAAAGATGACCCTGTCATATGGGAAGTGCTGCTTAGCTCATGTAGATTGTACTGTGACATTATTGTAGCACAAAATGCTGCTAACGAACTTTTGTCCCTAAATCCTAGAAGTTCTACTCCATATGTTCTTCTAGCAAATGTATATTCTTCTATGGGAAAGTGGGAAGAAGTTAGGGCGATTAGAGAGCTCATGAGCAATAACAATGTGGGTAAGGATGCTGGTTATAGTTGGATAGAAAGTAAAAATGATCATGGATCTTTGGAATTTGATGATCTACGTATTCTTCCCTCTCGATGA